Within Bacteroidales bacterium, the genomic segment ATGGAATCCATTGCCCGGCAGCCTGAGGCAGCGGGTGACATCCGTTCCAACATGATCGTATCGGCAGCCTTGATTGAAGGGGTGGCGTTTTTTGCCATTGTGGTCTGCTTTTTGATTGTTTTTGTAGGTTAGGCTTACGTAACGCTTTACAGCCCAGGCGGGTTGCCTGGCTGTAAAGCCGAATGGGTTGTTTAATTGCTGAAAATATTAGCACTATGGAACTAATAAGACCTGATTTCGGATTGCTTTTCTGGATGGTGGTTTCATTTGGAATCGTGTTGTTCATTCTTCGGGCTTTTGCCTGGAGACCCATTCTGAATGCCTTGAAAGAACGGGAGAGAACCATTAATGACCGGCTGGATGTAGCCCGAAAAGCCAAGAAGGAGCTGGCTGAAATTGAATTCGGGAATGAGCGCATCATTGCACTGGCCAAAACCGAACGGGCCAATATGCTGAGGGAAGCCCAGGAGAAAAAGGACAAGATTATTGAAGAAGCGAAAGCGGATGCCCGCAAAGAGGCCGATAAAATTCTGGAACAAACCAATAGGCGTATAGAAGAAAGGAAGAAGGAAGCCGAGGAAGATCTTAAAAATCAGATTGCCAGCCTTTCCTTACAAATAGCCGAAAAAGTTTTGAAGGAAAGATTGTCTGATGATCAGAGACAAAGAGCTTATGTCAATTCTTTGGTTAATGAAATAACGATAAATTGATG encodes:
- the atpF gene encoding F0F1 ATP synthase subunit B; the encoded protein is MELIRPDFGLLFWMVVSFGIVLFILRAFAWRPILNALKERERTINDRLDVARKAKKELAEIEFGNERIIALAKTERANMLREAQEKKDKIIEEAKADARKEADKILEQTNRRIEERKKEAEEDLKNQIASLSLQIAEKVLKERLSDDQRQRAYVNSLVNEITIN
- the atpE gene encoding ATP synthase F0 subunit C, coding for MESIARQPEAAGDIRSNMIVSAALIEGVAFFAIVVCFLIVFVG